GTGTTGTCGAAAGGTGGCATGAAACCATTTGAAAAAAACTTTTAGCTCAGTGTGTCTGAGAGTATAttaaaaagcatatttaaattcTAACAAGTAGACTGTGCTAAATATTGTATCATTAATATATGTACAAACACATTCCTCATTTGAATTCATAGCTTGAACAAAAGTTATTAGGTGTTATTTGTGAAACGGAAACTGTGTAATTCATTAACAAAAGAGTCACTGAAGTTAACCTTTAGCTAAAGCTCTAGCAAGTCcgagttgttttttaaacaacaatAGAGTATAAAAAAAGGGctctgtgtttaaaaaaaaagtagactGATGATCACTGCACAACATGGCATCAAAAATACactatgtactgtatattactgCAACACAAAAGAGCGAGTCAGTTGTCATATAAACTGCTGACTAAAACATTAAGGGGTGAAAGGCAAACAATAAAGCAGCTTTCTGATGCCTTCTTAGCTTTGCCGTACTTGATTGTGTACTGCAACAATATGTGCTTGTTAAAAAGGTCACAGGAACACTGTGGTCAAATGAGCAGCCCTGACATTAAATGTTAAAGCATCTGAAAAAACGACGGCAacaaactaaagaaaaaaatggtgcAAACCTCTGCCACCTCAAACAACTCATCCTAAAATGTGCccttttttatacttttaaatggTCCAAAAAATAACTAACGCTGTCCATCTTTATAGTCTTTGGGTTTCATGCATTATCTAAGAATAAAGCTTGATACATAAAAACTACTTTGATTTTGTGAATTAACTACTTGGTGAAAAATGCGATGCttacatttttgttaaagcACTTCTTTCATACAAAAGTTGCATCATGTTTTAAGCTTTTCTAGGTGGGTTAACTTTTAGTTATGTGTTTCCAATGTCATTCCTATGGGTGTTTTGCTCTTTGTAAAccgtattttgtggatgtttatGTCACATCATCCATTTCTAGCATCATTCCACATATCGTGTTAGGTTATTGGATTTGGTGGCTTTAAATGGTCATGACAGGACTTAGTTAGACCAAGTTAGTAAGCGATTTTTATCATACTTGTCTGATGTTAACAGatataggcctggtttcacagacagggcttagattaagccaagattaggccttagtttaaggtatttttttttaaacatgccttagaaaaaaacattactggtgtgcatcttgagacaaaacaatggcactgacatattttaagatatatcagtgcaagttgctttctcACACATTTTAGACTGGGACTTGCCTTAAGCCTTGTTTGTGAAACTGGGGGATAAAGTTTAGGTCTTGTGGCTGTACTCAAAACAGTGTGTTGTAATGTTTATTTCTCCATTGACCTCCAttgcaaatctttttttttttttttttttttgagggacAGGCAAAATTGCTTTCTATAGAAAACCACAGCATATTGCGCTGATAActtgaaatgaaatgtaaaatttaaaaatatattggttTATAATCTATTCGAAAAATTATGTGTAATTACAGAACACTATCATTTGCCATCGTTTGATCATCTGACAGGATAAATGTCAAAAGTGCTGTCAAAGACATTTTGGAGTAAAGGTTAACACATTTACCACcgtcatatcatatcatataaggTCATATAAGGTCAAAATAAATTCTTATGTAGTCTACATAAACACATTCACAGCATAAATACCACCCTTGGGTTTCAGACTCCTTAGTTTGTCACACTTCTAAGTTCTCACGCCTGAAACACACCTACTgttgaaaagaaaacattttcttgtaatgaagatttcaaaagatGATTTCAGACAAAATAAAAGCAGCGCAATAAATCTTGCACTgactaaataaaacattttctacACATCCTGAGTGTTTTGCGCACTTCACCAGACCAACGGATCTTCTCGCGTGCACTCCTGTCAAACGCAGGCGCGCGCAGAGGGGGCGGAGCCTAAACGTTGAGTGACTCAACCTATCAGAGGCGCGCGAGGGACCGTTTGAGTTCAAAACTGAAGCGGCGCCCTTACAGGAAAACACCAACACTCTGTGACGACCGTAAGCTAGTTTTTTTCCGGTATTTCACATTGGATTTTGCCTCAATTCAACATTTAACCAAAATGTCTTCAACGAAAAAGCAGATTTACTATTCCGACAAGTATTCTGACGAGGAATACGAGTACAGGTGAGGAATTTCACTcgttatttcacaatattgttcACTTCAGTTTCGAGTTGACGTGAGACTTAATGATGGCTGTTATGCTATATGtctgtttcttttcttcttttttttttttttaataaaatatattaaaaacacccgCAAATTATTGATAATTGTCTGTTCAAAACTTATTTTCCATGTTCTGTCGTCCTAACTGCGTTATATTGCGTGACAAACAGTTTGAAGAGCTGTTTAGTCTTACCCAAAATATTGGTCAGTAATACTAACATATTGTCCCTCTCCTTCCACATAGACATGTTATGCTTCCCAAGCAGCTTTCCAAACTGGTGCCTTCCTCCCACTTAATGTCAGAGGAGGAATGGAGAAGACTGGGAGTCCAGCAAAGTCAGGGCTGGATCCATTACATGATCCATAAACCAGGTTAGTATTTACCTGTGGACCAGGGTTGTGTTTTAAAACCTACTTTGACAGCTTTATCACTGTCTAGGTTGGCAGCTTTCTAGTTTTGAGACACATTTTAGGTGTAGAGAGTGAAATTCACCCAAATATCCGAAAATGCTGCTCCAAAACCCTAATTCCACTCTTTTTATACAGAGCCTCACATTCTGCTATTCCGAAGACCGCTTCCCAAGGAATGAAATTTCAAGATTATCATCTGAAGTTAAACTACATGGTTGGATCTGACCATGAGTGCATTTCTTTCCATAAGTTGTGATTTGTATATAAGTTTTATTATTTGCAGATCTATGGTAATGAAATGTTACTACTTCTCCCCCTTTCATTCGGAGATCTGATGGCAGCAGGAGCCCGGGGGGAATGGGCTGCCTCCTTCAAAGTGTTTTCTTTAGATCTACACTGAGGTCATGTAAAATAAGTTGGATGGTGTTTCAGGTCTAGTAATCGCCCCTGTCGTGAATAGAAGGAATAGTTTTTGTTGTACACTACGATGCTTTCCGTTGCTGAACTGCTTTTGTTAACATCTCCACCTTGTATTTTGAGCAGTCAACATTTGTTTGTTCCACATTTGTTGTTGacaaatcaataaatattatttttattagctcACGTGCATCCTTATTTATAATCAGTGTTACGTGACATTGAATAATAACTATCAATATTTGTTGTTCATGTAAAGTGACAGAAGATATTACAtatagaaaatgttttttaagtaGATATCACACTACACAAAGAAAATAGCTGGTAAAATTTTCAGCAATTTTGTGTGAGGAAAAGCGACCAGGAAAAGTCTCTGAAATTCATTGGACAAATGGCGTAAGAATGCTGAATATTTCCAACATAGAGTTCATTGTATgaaaatatcaaacatttttaagaatgcaatgaaatttcaaagTGAAGTCAAGAAAAGCAGTAGGCCTATTTACATATACAGCCTTCAAAATAGACCAATATGGGAGCAGACGTCACAGTTACGTCACCGCAGAAAAACTGGTAACAAGTGGAGGAAAACAGGCAAGATCCCATAGGGGAACAAAAATGTCTTGTTGTGCCTTTGAATGTCAGAATCGTAATGCCAAAAGAGATGGTCTTCATTTTTGAAGCTACATTTATGGTTGCAAGACAAGTTGCAAGCCATTAAACGGACCTACTGAACTGATGAAACCTGTAATGATTAGCCTACTATcaaagcatgaatttgatgtaaactaTATGCAGATCATTAGCCTTACAGTTAAAGCattaagtaatatttaaacatttaacactgaaacctataacatttttatatcacaattttgactttttttcttgcaatttttatctcacaattttgagtccgaattgtgagaaattctgagaaaaaagaatATTAAGTTAATATCTCgcgattttaattttttcttctcagaattgagatataaacttgcaattacctttttaatttttttattccgtAGCTGCAGGTCGGAGTAATGGGCGTGCTGAAAGGTGAATTGCTACAATAGaaactaacccctaaccctGCCCCACACCCTGACAGACATCTTTCGCAACCAATGATAAAGAGCTTTCTTCACACCCCTACCTTTTGTCGCGGCCACTACTCCAACCTGCAGATACCCACACTTGCTTTCTGCCACCAGGTAGGCTCTGCCCACAAAACACGTCATCGCTGTTTACAAACACCAAAATGATCTATACTATTAATCTACAACTAAAGGGGTCACAAAATCTGAGTGCCTGACCCCTAAAGAGAAAGCAGGAGGTCTGGGCTTGTGCACTGTCACTTTTTCTGGGCTATGACTTCCAGGACCTGGTACTAGTGTGGACTCCCTTGCAGCAGTGTGTCTGCCCAGCATAGAGAACGCAGGCTGCCTTGGGAGGTAGACACTGGGATCTGTGCGGTTATATCTACCAGGACCTGGAGTCTTAGATAAGTCCTCAGCCGGACCTCCAGATTTACATCTCCCAGAGATGGTGTAACTAGCACTGGATGTTTTGGTCAGGACGTGGGAGCCCATGAGAGAAGGGAGGGTGTATTTGTTCGGGGCAGGCACGGTGTCCACGGTACGATACGGAGTGCGGCAGCCCATGGTGTGGGATGGCGGTTTGCGATGGGTGCTGCCCAGAG
The DNA window shown above is from Ctenopharyngodon idella isolate HZGC_01 chromosome 10, HZGC01, whole genome shotgun sequence and carries:
- the cks2 gene encoding cyclin-dependent kinases regulatory subunit 2, which produces MSSTKKQIYYSDKYSDEEYEYRHVMLPKQLSKLVPSSHLMSEEEWRRLGVQQSQGWIHYMIHKPEPHILLFRRPLPKE
- the odf3l2b gene encoding outer dense fiber protein 3-like protein 2b, with product MVKLVSNAVVTMSETETERKRPVIAGREKGPGPGRYFLPPAIGFVGHDFTKSTSPAFSFHGRISKNMHNIDCSPGPKYHIDAKLTRFGRDGTPAYSIHGRMENRAGTFSTPGPGAYSPEKAPLGSTHRKPPSHTMGCRTPYRTVDTVPAPNKYTLPSLMGSHVLTKTSSASYTISGRCKSGGPAEDLSKTPGPGRYNRTDPSVYLPRQPAFSMLGRHTAARESTLVPGPGSHSPEKVTVHKPRPPAFSLGVRHSDFVTPLVVD